The proteins below come from a single Prochlorococcus marinus str. MIT 9215 genomic window:
- the mazG gene encoding nucleoside triphosphate pyrophosphohydrolase, giving the protein MSSNNRYKLENNSDLETLNSFKILISNIKALKDKTWGCPWQKIQSHVSLIPFLYEESNEFIDAIYEKNADNICEELGDLLLQVMLHAEIGYEEKEFALNDVIKNLNKKIINRHPYIFNKKEKVSLKKSQQIWVNIKNLEKDAPHLKSSISRNLNLKIKNLPPTVGTDKITNVVKEHGFKWESTDEIFKKLEEEINELKEAIKSKNDLEIKNEFGDVYFTLLNLSNFLKINPESALQKTNIKFLERFSIVEEDAGDNIKKQTPKDFQQLWQIAKQKLAGKIPKSK; this is encoded by the coding sequence ATGTCCTCAAACAATAGATATAAATTGGAAAATAATTCCGATTTAGAGACTTTAAATAGTTTTAAAATCTTAATATCTAATATCAAAGCATTAAAAGATAAAACTTGGGGCTGCCCATGGCAGAAAATACAGTCTCATGTATCGTTGATCCCATTTTTGTATGAAGAAAGTAATGAATTTATAGATGCGATATATGAAAAAAATGCAGATAACATATGTGAGGAGTTAGGAGATCTTTTATTACAAGTAATGCTTCATGCTGAAATCGGTTATGAAGAAAAAGAATTTGCACTAAATGATGTTATAAAAAATCTAAACAAGAAAATTATTAATAGACATCCATATATTTTTAACAAAAAAGAAAAAGTATCATTAAAAAAATCACAACAGATTTGGGTAAATATAAAAAATTTAGAAAAAGATGCACCTCATTTGAAATCTTCAATTAGTAGAAATTTAAATTTGAAAATTAAAAATCTGCCGCCAACGGTTGGAACAGATAAAATCACAAATGTAGTTAAAGAACATGGTTTCAAATGGGAAAGTACTGATGAGATTTTTAAAAAGTTAGAAGAAGAGATTAATGAATTAAAGGAAGCAATTAAAAGTAAAAATGATTTAGAGATAAAAAATGAATTTGGGGATGTTTACTTTACTCTTCTTAATCTCTCAAACTTTTTAAAGATCAATCCTGAATCAGCTCTTCAAAAAACTAATATAAAATTTTTAGAAAGATTTTCAATCGTCGAAGAAGATGCAGGAGATAATATTAAAAAACAAACTCCGAAAGACTTTCAACAGCTTTGGCAAATAGCCAAGCAAAAACTGGCGGGAAAAATTCCTAAAAGCAAATGA
- the speE gene encoding polyamine aminopropyltransferase translates to MTNITTWIDEYHKGSRFGLNGKILIKKTSKYQEIILIENEYYGKALMLDGCWMTSLKDEKYYHECLVHPALSSIEEKSNILIIGGGDGGTVRECVKYSQISKIDLVEIDEEVIKISKKFLKEIGGEAWNDKRLEIHVDDGVKWVKKTRDNFYDVIFIDSSDPSEFSNLLFSDSFYKECKRILTPSGILATQSESPESFKNIHINILKTLKNIFKSSETMYSFVPIYPSGIWSWTFASSKNLNLSKQNYDEVKKIEKGCEIWNLNFQNAAFKMMPNKIVKELDS, encoded by the coding sequence ATGACAAATATTACAACATGGATAGATGAATATCATAAAGGTTCAAGATTCGGCCTAAATGGGAAAATTTTAATTAAAAAAACCTCAAAATATCAAGAAATTATTCTTATTGAAAATGAATATTATGGTAAAGCTTTAATGTTAGATGGTTGCTGGATGACATCATTAAAAGACGAGAAATATTATCATGAGTGTCTTGTGCATCCTGCATTAAGTAGCATTGAAGAAAAATCTAATATACTAATTATTGGTGGTGGTGACGGTGGCACTGTAAGAGAATGCGTTAAATATTCTCAAATATCAAAAATTGATCTAGTAGAAATTGATGAGGAGGTAATCAAAATATCTAAAAAATTTCTTAAAGAAATTGGAGGCGAAGCATGGAATGACAAAAGATTAGAAATACATGTTGATGATGGTGTTAAATGGGTAAAAAAAACAAGAGATAATTTTTACGACGTTATATTTATAGATAGTTCAGATCCCTCAGAATTTTCAAATTTATTATTTTCAGATTCTTTTTATAAAGAATGTAAAAGAATACTTACACCAAGTGGGATATTAGCAACGCAAAGCGAATCTCCTGAATCCTTCAAAAATATTCACATAAATATTTTGAAAACCCTAAAAAATATATTTAAAAGTTCTGAAACTATGTATTCCTTTGTACCTATATATCCAAGCGGGATTTGGAGTTGGACATTTGCTTCTTCAAAAAATCTAAATTTATCAAAGCAAAATTATGATGAAGTCAAAAAAATAGAAAAAGGATGTGAAATTTGGAATTTAAATTTTCAAAATGCAGCATTTAAAATGATGCCAAATAAAATTGTAAAAGAACTAGATTCATAA